From a single Centropristis striata isolate RG_2023a ecotype Rhode Island chromosome 14, C.striata_1.0, whole genome shotgun sequence genomic region:
- the LOC131985597 gene encoding homeobox protein Hox-A2a: MNYEFERESGFINSQPSLAECLTSFPPVADSFQSSSIKSSTLSRPTLIPPPFEQTIPSLNPGSHPRHGRPRHSPDGCSPLPTASLPPEYPWMREKKASKRNHLPTSTATTISNGPVCFSPKGSPEIVESGGGGGGSRRLRTAYTNTQLLELEKEFHFNKYLCRPRRVEIAALLDLTERQVKVWFQNRRMKHKRQTQSKENHNGEGKGPGTEDGIQSEEEDEGPLYERSGALLERDTCSFQNNSTQQLHNGESMSFAAAPLNSNDKNLKHFPNPSPTVPGCMSTMGPGSASGPDNGDSPPALDVSIHDFQPFSSDSCLQLSDAASPSLSESLDSPVDISTDSFYFFSESLTTIDLQHLNY; this comes from the exons ATGAATTACGAATTCGAGCGAGAGAGCGGTTTTATCAATAGTCAGCCGTCGCTTGCTGAGTGCCTGACATCTTTCCCCCCTGTCGCTGATTCATTTCAAAGTTCATCAATCAAGAGCTCGACGCTTTCACGCCCGACACTGATTCCTCCTCCCTTTGAGCAGACCATTCCCAGCCTGAATCCGGGCAGCCATCCGCGGCACGGCCGGCCCAGACACAGCCCCGACGGATGCAGCCCGCTGCCCACAGCCTCCTTACCCCCGGAGTACCCCTGGATGCGGGAGAAGAAAGCCTCTAAGAGGAACCACCTGCCGACCTCCACCGCTACCACCATATCCAATGGACCTGTGTGCTTTTCTCCAAAAG GCTCGCCTGAGATTGTTGAGagtggagggggaggagggggctcCCGGCGGCTGAGGACAGCGTACACCAACACGcagctgctggagctggagaAAGAGTTCCACTTCAACAAGTATCTGTGCCGGCCGAGGAGAGTGGAGATAGCGGCCCTGCTGGATCTGACAGAGAGGCAGGTTAAAGTCTGGTTCCAAAATCGGCGCATGAAGCACAAGCGGCAGACCCAGAGCAAGGAGAACCACAACGGGGAGGGGAAAGGGCCGGGCACCGAGGACGGCATCCAGAGCGAAGAAGAGGACGAGGGCCCCCTGTACGAGCGGAGCGGGGCCCTGCTGGAAAGAGATACCTGCTCCTTTCAGAATAACTCCACACAGCAGCTCCACAATGGCGAGTCCATGAGCTTTGCTGCTGCGCCGCTGAACAGcaatgacaaaaatctgaaacattTTCCCAACCCGTCACCCACTGTTCCGGGCTGCATGTCAACAATGGGCCCAGGCTCGGCATCTGGCCCGGACAATGGCGACAGTCCCCCGGCCCTGGATGTTTCTATACACGATTTTCAACCTTTCTCCTCGGATTCCTGCCTACAGCTCTCCGATGCAGCCTCGCCGAGCTTATCAGAGTCTCTGGACAGCCCCGTGGACATTTCTACGGACAGTTTCTATTTTTTCTCGGAGTCTCTAACTACAATCGACCTGCAGCATCTGAACTATTAA